From Desulfitibacter sp. BRH_c19:
GATTATCCACAAATCCGTCCTTAATACTGATCCAATCCATAGCACTAAAAATACCCGCCAAGGCTACACCAACTGCACTAAGGATAATTACATTAAGCAGCGAAACACTACTTTTGTAATCAATAACAAGTCTGCTGGCAAGCCAGAAAACATTAAAATACAACATGTACTTTATAATCTCTACTATAGCAAGTTTTTGGTTAACTGCTCCGAAATAAGCTATGATATAGCTTAATAAAAGACCTAGTACAAACCAGTCTAGTGGATTGTTGAGAATATCCACCCCTTCATCTTTTACTTTAACAAACCACCATAGGCTAAAAACAATGAGTGCAAATATTAATGCTGTATTTTGTTCAGTATTAAAAAATAAGCCTCTAAAATATGGAGGTAAAAATATTAATCCCCATAGACCCACAAATGCCAGCCAATAAAGAAAGCTATCTTTTTGTTCTCTTGTGTCAATCTTTTTTCTTTCTCTTTTCCCCTGTTTCATTTGGCTTCCCCCAATTTATCTATTATATAAATCATCCTATTTTCTCGGCCCTATTTTCTTCGCGAAAGTCTGGCAAAAATGCCTTTAAAAATTTAATAGTTTTATTATTATCAGTTGGGTATTTACCAGCACGTAGATCGGCCATAGTTTTTTCTATTAAGCTGTCATTGAGATGGTTTGGCTTTGCAACAAAAATCCTTTTATGAGTTGTGGAATTTACTCCTTCTTCTGCAGTTAGAAGTTCTTCGTATAGCTTTTCTCCAGGGCGAATTCCCGTGACAACAATCTCAATATCCTTTCCAGGTTCTAACCCTGAAAGTTTGATAAGACTCTTGGCTAAATCCATAATCCTAACTGGTTCACCCATATCTAATACAAATACTTCTCCACCTTTTGCCATTGCTCCAGCTTGTATAACAAGCTGAACTGCCTCAGGTATGGTCATAAAATATCTAATCATTTCCTCATGGGTTACAGTAATTGGTCCACCCTCTGCTATTTGCTTTTTAAATAAGGGCACCACACTTCCTCTACTACCAAGCACATTACCAAAACGCACAGCAACAAAGTTTGTTCTGCTGGTTTTGTCCAAATGCTGAATAAACATTTCTGCTACCCTTTTACTTGCACCCATGACACTACTAGGATTGACAGCTTTATCTGTTGAGATTAAAACGAATTTTTTTGTTCCGCAAAGGTCAGCTGCATAAGCAGTATTATATGTTCCACGCACATTGTTCTTAATTGCTTCTTCAGGATTGGCCTCCATCAGGGGAACATGTTTATGAGCAGCAGCATGAAAGACCACTTGTGGGTTATATGCCTTAAATATTTGCTCTATTGCCTGCTTATCCTTAACATCTTTGGTTAGGGGAAGTATTTCAAGATGAGGATTTGTTTGTCTAAGTTCCATTTCTATGTCATACATGTTATTTTCACAGTTATCAATCAATAGTAATTTTGATGGCTCAAAAGTAATTATCTGCCTGCACAGCTCTGAACCTATAGAGCCCCCTGCTCCTGTCACAAGAACCACCTGATTTTTTAGATATTGACATATTTCTTCTAGATCTACCTTAACAGGATCTCTACCGAGCAGGTCTTCAACCTGCACTTCTCTAATATGATTAACAGTAATATTACCTTCTACAAGGTCATAAATTCCTGGCAGGGTTTTTACTACTGCCTCTGTAGTATGACATATATCAACTATTTCCCTTATCTCACTACCTTGTGCTGAGGGGATTGCTAAAATGATTTCTTCAACCCCAAGTTTTTGAACTACTTCAGGAATTTTATCTCTACCGCCTAATACTCTTAACCCTAAAACCCGCAAATTTTGTTTATCCTTATCGTCATCAATAAAACCTACGATTTTGATTTCTTCTTTATAATGTCTTCTTAACTCTTTGGTAATGATTACTCCAGAATCTCCAGCCCCTATAATGAGAATATGCTTGCCTCCATTTTTAAAAATATTGTAAAGGTGATCATCTCTAAGCAGCCTCCATGCAAGCCGAGACCCTCCTACAATCAAAATAATGAGCATCCAGCTTAATATAAAGACGCTTCTTGGTAAGGGCAGACTCCCACCTTCTATAACAAAATAGGTTAGAGAAATGTTAATAATGGTACCTGCTGTAACTGCATAAACAATGCTTATTAGTTCACCAATACTAGCATATTTCCAAACTCGATTGTATAAACCAAATAAATAAAAGCAAACTATGCGAATTACAGTAAAGATAGGGGCAAGATTTAAAAATGATTCCAAATACTGAGCAGGGATAGTACTTACCCCTTCAAAACGTATTATTAATGCTAAGAATAACGCAGCATTGACAAAAATAATATCAATTAATATTAAAGCAAATGTACGTAAGTATTTAAACATATGTATGGCACCTCAATAATCTATGTAATAACAAACCGCTACAAGAATTTCTACAAAAAGTTACTTAATTCCTGCTAGGTTTTACAGGTATTCTTAAACCCTCTGTATTTTAACTGGAAGAACTAAAAAATCATCCATTCTTTATAAACGGATGAATTTTCTTTGCCTTATTTATATTGAATATTCACCTTGCTATTAATTATAAGCTTTATGGCATTAAAAGGTGTTAAATCCACCACATCAAGATTGTTTTTTCTTAAAAGGGCCTCTTCTCTTAGCTTCTGCTTTTTTCTCTCACGCTGCTTCTTTCTATCAGGGTGTGCCATGATTATGCCCTCCTATCTTGATATGGAATACCACTTTTTACCGTATATTGTACTTTCTATATTGATCATGATTATCCTGCCTGTAACTATTATCAAATTCAGCAGTTTTTCCCAACATACCCAGGTCAGGCGCTTAGTTTAGTTTTGTTTGGATCACTATTTATCCAGAATTCACGGAAGAATACTACAAATGCTCCGACCATTATTCCAAGCACTCCTGCTATTGCCACATTAAGCATTTTTCTAGGGGCAATAGGGTTCTCAGGTATTTGTGCTGATGCCATAATAGATACTGTATTGTCCCCCATTTCAGCCGTTGCAGCTATTCTTGTTTCTTCATATTTATTAGCAAAGGACTGGTATGTACTACGCAAGGTATCTACCTTTTGTTCTAGCTGTTCATGTACTGTTATTTTTTCTGCATATTCTTTTTGAAGCTCTTCTAACTGTCTTGAAATTACATCGATTTCTCTTTCTAACCCCGATAATTCTGCTTTTGCTTGAGCCATTGAAATATTGTCTGAACTTATTATCTGTGTAAGATTTATATGTACTGGGTTTACCTCTTCTGTCTCTATAGAAATATCACTTAAAGAAGCAGTATCCTTACCATCAGTATCTCTTATCAAACCAGCTAAAAGGGGATCGTCGATAACTGATTTTTTTACTATTAATACCTCAGGGGTACTTGCCTGTTCTTCTTTAGCCTTGTTTGAATGGGCATATAGCTGTTCTAGCTCCAGTTCTTTATTAACCATTGATGTCTTAAAGTTTGTAAGCATGCTTAGCTTAGAGCCAATCTCTGCGCTTAACTCATCCACTCCAGGGGATCTAGCTAAAAACTCCTGCATCTCAGCAACGGCTATATCTAGCTTTTCATTTTCTATTTCCATTTGAGTTTGTAGTATGGATGCTGATTGGCCCATCCTCTGCTTATTCTGTTCATTTACAAAAGAAATAAATTCCTGTGAAAGTATGTTTGCTATTTCGGCGGCCTTTGCAGGATCAGTATCTATTACAGAAATCTCAAGCAAATTAGTATTTGTTACATTTGCTACACTAATCTTATCTGCAAACCTTGCAGGAGACATCTCTTCTTCAAAATCTAGTTTATCAACCACATTTTGAAGGATCTCTGGATTTTTAATTTGAGCTTTTATTGTTTCTAAATTCATTGTAGGATACTGTGACAAGGAATCTAACAAAACTGATATTGGATTATCAGATTCTGTTGATTGAATATTTGGTTGATTGACCATAAGTGAAGTTTTGGCCTGATATGTAGGTGTGAGAACAAAAAAGCTAAGTACGCCACTTATTAAGACTGCCATAACTGTAATAACGGATATAATTACCTTGCCTCGTAAAAGTGTTTCTATAAGTTCTCGTAAATTTATTTCCTCTTCCATAACTTTAACAACTCCTAAGATTCGACTGTTTCTGCATCAATAGAAGTTATTCTATATGATTAGTACATTTCCTGCCTAAAACTTGTGTTTTTTCCATAGATTACCCATATAGTTTTAGTCGAGCACATACTTAAAAAGCCGCAGGGCCTTAAACGGCTTGATTCTGCGACTTTTTGTTCGGATTACTATTTATCCAAAATTCACGGAGGAATACTACAAAGACTCCAATCATTATACCTAATACCCCTGCTATAGCTAGGTTGAGTTTTTTATTGGGCGCTATAGGATTTTCAGGCACCTGTGCTGAAGCCAAAATAGTTACAGTATTGTCACCCATTTCAGCAGATGCAGCAATTCTAGCTTCCTCATATTTGTTGGCAAAGGCCTGGTATGTACCACTTAGGGTATTGACCTTCTGTTCAAGCTGATCATGTAAAGTTCTCTTCTCAGCATATTGTGCATTAAGCTTATCTAATTGTACTTTTAATTCTCTTATTTCGCGATTTAAACCGGTCAATTCGGTTTCAATCTGCGAAATCGATATTTTATCAAAGCTAACTGTTTCTGAAAGAAACACATATGATGGATTAATTTCTTCTGTTTCCAACTCTATTTTGCTTAAAGAACTAGTATCCATATCTTCTGTATCTTGTATTAAGCCTGATAATAAAGGATCATCAATTACAGACTTTTTAGTTACTAATGTCATGGGAGTTTGCTCTAGTTCTTTTTGTGCACTTGATAAGCTAGCTTGTAGCTTTTCAAGCTCAATTTGCTGACTTACTATAGTTGTTTTGAATTCAGTTAACTGCATTAATTTAGCATTAATATCGTAGCTCAATTCCTCTACTCCTGGAGATTGAGACAAAAACGTCTTCATTTCTTCTACAGCTTCATCCAGCTTTTCACCTTCTATTTGTATCTGCTTTTCCAAGAAGGATACTGACTGATTCATCCTATCTTTGTTTTGATCATTAATGAACTTAATGAATTCCTGGGACAATATGCTGGCCATTTCTGCTGCAAAAGCAGGGTCTTTATCATTGACTGAGATCTCCATAAGGCTTGTGTCTTTTACAATCTGCACATCTATTTTTTGTTCAAGACCTGTCAATGTCAATTCTTCGTCATTAGTCTGTAGCATGTCAAGAGCAGCTCGTAGTAGATCAGGGTTTATTACCTGGGAACGAAGAGTCTCCATTGTCATGGTAGGATATTGGGAAATTGATTCTAAAAATACTGATAAACTGCTGTCAGCGTCCTGGCGACTGATATTTGGCAGATTAATTAAAAGTGTTGTTTTCGCCTGATAAGTAGGTGATAAAATAATAAAGCTGAAGACTCCACTTATTAACACCGCCACTATTGTAATTATAGCAATAAATACTTTTCCCCGGATTAGTACTTCGATTATTTCTCGTAAATTGATTTCTTCCTCCATAGCCTTGACCACTCCCTGAATTCATGTGTTGCTCCATCAATATCAATTATACATGATTAGTATATTGCTTGTCTTATACATTTTTTACCTTTTTATGATTTATTTATTTTATAGGTTAGTTAGACGTGGAGTGGGAAAATTTGTTCCTGTGAAAGGAAGAAGCTATATGCCTTACTAACATTCACTACAAATAATGCAGTTCTTTTTTTCTTTCGCTTTATATAGTGCTTCGTCAGCTATTTTTATAAATTGCTCTAGTTCGAGCTCCTCTTGTTTTTTTGTGGATGCTATGCCCATGCTAACAGTTATTTTGCAAGTTACATTCTCACAAGAAAAAGAAAAATTCTCTACAGTACTTTTGATTCTGTTAGAAATTTTAACTGCTTCTCTAACATCTGTACGAAAAAGTACTACTGCAAATTCCTCTCCTCCCCACCTGACTACTAGGTCACTATCCCTTGTATTACTCTTCAGTATCCTGGCAAATTGCTTTAGTACCTGATCTCCTACTGGATGACCATATATGTCATTGACATCCTTGAAGTTATCAATATCAATTAAAATCAGAAATACCGGTCTTTTTCGCTTCAACTCTGCCATTTTCTTATAGAAATATCTCCTTGTGTAAAGGTCAGTCAGCATATCAGTATGTGCTTTCTTATATAGATGCTTAATTATAATTACAAAACATATGATGATAATCATTTGAATTATAGCTAAAGCAGTCCATATCATTTTTCAGCATCCTCCTCTTCCTTCTTTTCTATATAATATTGAACAATATACTTGTCCATTTTTTGACTGATTTTTAAGAGGATATTTTTACTCATATTCATATTAACAGCATTAACAAGTATTTTTCTTGCTATTTCTATTCTAGTTGATAAACCCACCTTATCACTCCTCTAAAACACCTGCAATAATTTTACATTAAATCAAAGCTATTTGCAAATAATAAATATATGCTAATAGCACATTCAGGTATTATCTAAAGTTCGATAAAGTAGCCTCAGGCGAGGAGTGGATAAAATGGTAGGTGACAAAGATATAGATCTCAAGGCGATTGGACAAAGAATACGGGGAGAAAGAGAAAAGCTAGGTCTTTCACGAGAGAAATTTGCAGAGATTATTGGGCTTTCAGACTACTATGTTGGACAATTAGAACGTGGAGAAAGGCAAATGAGTCTTCCTGTTTTGGTTAAAATCAGTAAGCATTTGCGGGAATCTTTGGATTACCTGATCTTTGGAGCTGTTAACCAGGATGCTAGTTATTTCTTGGAAGGTAATGATCATTATGGGGTATCTAACGGTAATATGGATAAGAGCAAGGAGATTAATGTTTTACTAGACAAGTGTTCAGATACGGAGCTAGAGCTAATTTATAAGGTTATAAGAACAATACTTCCTTATTTAAGCTAAATTTACAAATAATCATTAATATATTTCATATAACTCTTATAATATGACAATGTTTCCTTTATAGATTTGTGTACTGTAGCGCTTATTTATTTCAATAAATGAAGAATAGTAATGTCCTTATGTTCCATGAGCTCAGAATAGTATGTATGCAATGACAATAGTTTTTACAAGAGGATCTTCTAGAGAGACGAGGCGTATACCTCTCCCCCATTTCTAAATCAATGTACCTATCTCCTTGATTTCTTAGTTCCCGGTACCTTTATTAATTAGCTTTTTTGTAAATACCTTTAGATCATCTAAATTATTATCAATAATTTTCTCTATAACTTCCAAATTTAAAGTTTGATAGTCATGAACAGCAATATTTCGAAAACCTACCATTGCTTTCAAGCGGTCTGCTAAACTTTCGTCAATCAATTTATCCTTACAAAGCAAATCAAAAACTTCACGACTGCTTTGTGGAAGACCTAACTTTTTTTCTGAGACAACATGCATTGCCAAGTCAATACTTGCTTCGCAAGCCCTTTGTATATTTAATATTATTGAATCCTGTTTTGTATAATTTTCCAGGTTCTTTGAATTGTTATTGTATTCCTCATGTATCCTTGCAATACATCGCTCAATTACTTGAACTTTATTAATAATAATATCCCTATCCATATATATTACCTCTTTCCTTAATTTTCTCCAAGATAGGTTTTCGCTCTTCATTTAATCGGACATATTTTTTTAAAACCACTATCTCAAAAAGCTTTCTTCTTTTTTCATTATTACAGTAAATGACCTTACCAGAACTAATAACTTGGGCTTGAAAGACTGTGGAAGCTTGATCTAAATCAACCAAATCAACTTCTCTCCCTAAAATATCTGCTAAACCTTGAGCAATTAGAAATATTTCATAGTTGTCTAGTTTCTTATCGCTTAAAAAACCTAAATCTACATCACTATCTGCCCTCATATATCCCTTAGCAACAGAGCCGAATAAAATAATTAGATAAGGATCTACTTTTTCCAGAAGGTAATTTATAATAGATTCAATTTTATTTTTATCTAATTTAACCATAAAATCGCCTCTCTATGGTCTCTTTCTACCATTATTTTACACTAGAGTAGGTTGGTAAGCAAGTCAGGTATTGTTTTAGTTTCGCTGGTACTTGTTAATTTAAAGTGCCAGCTTTTTACTGTTCATAAGCTAAGTTTTCAAATAATCATTAATATATTTCATATAACTCTTATAATATGACAATGTTTCCTTTATAGATTTGTGTACTGTAGCATCATTTATTTTCTGATATTCATGAACTATAACGTTCCTTAGACCTGTAGAAGGAGCAATCTTAAGGGCAAATTCCATGGGTAAAACATTAGCCTCAGCCAACTCAATAAAGGAAGAATAGTAATCAACTGTAGGACCAAATTCCAAGCCTTTTAATAGCATATTGTTAATATTAGTAGCTACTTCAACAATTAATTGAATTAATCTCTCTACAGTCCTTTTATAAAGCTTATTCCCTAGATATTCTTCATAATTAATGTCCTTAAGTTCCATGAGCTCAGAATAGTATGTATCAATGACAATAGTTTTTCTTGAATAATTTCAATTTCAACCTTGCCCATTCATTAACTCCCCCAGTTTATTTTCAAAATACTCCTGTCGCATAACTCTGAATTTTTTAGTATCATAGTAATACCTATAGCAATAAAGTCTATACCTTTCAAGTAGTCCTTGAGTCTTCTCATATAAAAGCCTACCTTTAGTGGCAACTTCAAATTTTAACAAGCCTGAAGCGTAATGCAGGTCGATCAAATCCAGTTTACTATATTTAATTATACTTGAAAGCTCATTTAAGAAACCCAGCATTTGGTCCTCTTTAATGGGAACCTCAGTTAGAAAAGCTATGTCTATATCACTTTCACCATGCAAGAACTTATCTGTTCCAAAGCTCCCTATAACGACCAGCAACTCAATTTTATGTTTCTTAATAAACCTTTTATTATCCGTAATAGCTGTTTTTATTCCCCTTAAATCATCCACTTTTTTCACTCAGATTTTACACCTGCTTTCTATCTTTTATATAATTATTGTACCATAAAATGGGTATTCGTACACTTTTCTTCGGCTTTTACTTTTGCCCTTCCCCAAAAGACAGACCTATTTCTCGGCATGTTTTTACAAGGGGATCTTCTAGCGAGACGAGGCGTATACCTTTAACCTCTTCCAATGGAATGCTTACAATTTTATTATCTCTTAGTGCTACCATTTCTCCGAATCTTTCATCAGCAGCTAGCTCTGCTGCTTTAGCTCCTAGTTGAGTGGCAAAGACCCTGTCAAAGCTATTAGGAGAGCCGCCCCGCTGCAGATGCCCGAGAATAGTTGCTCTGGATTCTATTCCTGTATAGTCTTCAATTATCTTAGCCAGCCAGTTACTGATCCCGCCTAACCTTGGGATATTAAAGATATCCTTTGGTATTCCTGATTGAATAATTTGATCCCCAGTCAGATTTTTAACTCCCTCTGCTACTATAATCAAGCTGAAGTTTTTACCACGAGCTATTCTTTCTTGAATAGTCTTATTTATTACCTCGAGAGTATAGGGGATTTCAGGTATGAGGATGATATCAGCTCCCCCTGCCATGCCTGCATGAAGAGCAATCCAGCCTGCATCCCGGCCCATTACTTCTAAGATCATTACCCTGTGATGAGATTCTGCAGTTGTGTGTAATCTATCCAATGCCTGTGTTGCAACATCAACGGCAGTATTAAATCCAAAGGTCATTTCTGTCCCGACGATATCATTATCTATGGTCTTGGGAACTCCTATTATTTTAATATCAGTTCTGGCTGATATTTCATTGGCAAGCCTCATGGAACCATCACCACCTATAACTACTAGGCAATCCAACCCTAAGCTATTGTAGTTTTCTTTGATTACCTCAGACATATCTACAAATACTTCTTTTCCTTCTATAATCTGCTTGAACTTGAAAGGATTATCTCTGTTGGTTGTACCCAAAATTGTTCCACCACGTGCTAAGATGCCTGATACACTATCATGATTTAGAGAAATATATCTATTTTCTATCAACCCTTTAAAGCCATCTTTAAAACCAAATATCTTATCACCCCGGTAAAGCCCTGATCTTGTTATCGCTCTAATTACTGCATTTAGACCAGGACAATCTCCCCCACCTGTCAATACTCCTATACGCATAGTTTCTCCCCCACCTTTCATCTTTTGTCAATACTAGCATAAAGGAAGGGTAAACAGCAATACTTAACCCACATTAACTAAAACAGCCCCTAAGGATAAGGGGCTGTCGGCTTTTTGTATGAATTTGTTTGTGAATATTTTAATTGGAATTTACAGGACCCGCTGATCCTGTAATAGTGATTTGGCGAACATCTGGTAGCCAATCCACAGAAAATCCTAGTGCTTCACTAATAAATCTTACAGGTACAACAGTTCTGCCATCTTTAAGAATAGGAGGAGTATCTAAGGTGATTTCTTCTCCATCAATAATCGCTTTTGTGCTGTCTATATACAATGTAATTTCTGTGTCTTGAGTGATATAACTAACACTTCTATCAGTCGCATTCCAATCTATTGAAGCACCAAGTTGTTCTCCTATAAATCTAAAGGGTACTAAGGTTCTGCCATTCCTCATAAAAGGTGGTACATCCAGTATCATGGGTGAGCCATCAACAATAGCCTGCCCTTGCTCAAGGGTTAAAACTAAGGATTTCTCTGTATTTTGTGCAGATTCTATCTCATCTATTATGGTTCGAAGCTGTTCAAGGGTCATTACATTATCTGTTGGAACGTTGACAGTAACACTCTGCAAGGGTACTAAGGTTTGGTCAATTTTAAACTCTACGTTAAACATTTCTTGTTGAGTAAACTGGTCAACATATCTAAAGCTTGTCTGTAGTGAGGTTTGGTAACTTTCATCTTCTAATTTTTCAAAGGCCACCATGGTATTGAAATTATTAAGAATATCCTTATATTCTGGACCTGCCACTTCAGCCCGAAACTCTCTTAAGTCTTCCTTAATCATTTCTTCGTTTGTAGTAACTTCCACTACCATCATATCCATTGTTCCTTTTATTTGCTCTTTTAGGTATACTGGATCCTCTTCTAATAGTATGGATAGGTCATTAATTACTTCATCATCTGTAGCATCTATATAATCCTTTACATACATAGATAGCTCTTCAATATTATCTACGCTATATTCAATTAATGATATTAGAACAATCGCTAAGTCTTCAAGGTCGAAGGTAACAGTATACTTATTATTACCTCCTTCTACAATGTCCATGGAGTAATTATCATAAACATTTTTAATTAAGCCGTCTATAAAGTCATCAAAATATTTTTGGGTTGTTTTTGCCTTAACTGGATCATAGTACTTCATTAAAACATCCACTTGTTCTGGATCTTGCATGTCATAAATTAACATCTCTTCTATATCTTTAAGGTCAATGGACAGATATTGGGTGCCCTCAAATATCTCCTTAACCATGTTCATATCATCTTCACTAAAGGTTTCTTCATCCATGAATATCTGTGCAAAGCTAAAGAGTTGCTCTATATCTATGTAGATGGTCTCTTGATTGTAGATTAAGGTGAAAAAATCAGTTGTTTCTTGATTATCTTTATTTTTAAGCATAAGAATTAGGGAGCCTTGCTGTTCATCCAAATCCCACTCACTTAAATATGCAATATTATTCTCACCCAAAAATGCCTCTATTTTTTGCATAGTAATCAGTTCACCTATATTCATTTCTGATGTAGCCAATTCATCGACAGATATATTAATTTCAATTTCTCCAGATTGCTCGTATTTGGTCAGCTGTTTCATTTCGTTAATCATTTTATACAGTCCTAGTTCCGCTGTGCTACACCCAATAGTAAAACTCATAATCATTACAATAGCTAAAATTAAACTTAATAATTTCTTACCCTTCACTTCATCCCCTCCATTTTTTAATGCAAAAT
This genomic window contains:
- a CDS encoding polysaccharide biosynthesis protein gives rise to the protein MFKYLRTFALILIDIIFVNAALFLALIIRFEGVSTIPAQYLESFLNLAPIFTVIRIVCFYLFGLYNRVWKYASIGELISIVYAVTAGTIINISLTYFVIEGGSLPLPRSVFILSWMLIILIVGGSRLAWRLLRDDHLYNIFKNGGKHILIIGAGDSGVIITKELRRHYKEEIKIVGFIDDDKDKQNLRVLGLRVLGGRDKIPEVVQKLGVEEIILAIPSAQGSEIREIVDICHTTEAVVKTLPGIYDLVEGNITVNHIREVQVEDLLGRDPVKVDLEEICQYLKNQVVLVTGAGGSIGSELCRQIITFEPSKLLLIDNCENNMYDIEMELRQTNPHLEILPLTKDVKDKQAIEQIFKAYNPQVVFHAAAHKHVPLMEANPEEAIKNNVRGTYNTAYAADLCGTKKFVLISTDKAVNPSSVMGASKRVAEMFIQHLDKTSRTNFVAVRFGNVLGSRGSVVPLFKKQIAEGGPITVTHEEMIRYFMTIPEAVQLVIQAGAMAKGGEVFVLDMGEPVRIMDLAKSLIKLSGLEPGKDIEIVVTGIRPGEKLYEELLTAEEGVNSTTHKRIFVAKPNHLNDSLIEKTMADLRAGKYPTDNNKTIKFLKAFLPDFREENRAEKIG
- a CDS encoding DNA polymerase subunit beta; translation: MVKLDKNKIESIINYLLEKVDPYLIILFGSVAKGYMRADSDVDLGFLSDKKLDNYEIFLIAQGLADILGREVDLVDLDQASTVFQAQVISSGKVIYCNNEKRRKLFEIVVLKKYVRLNEERKPILEKIKERGNIYG
- a CDS encoding 6-phosphofructokinase, whose amino-acid sequence is MRIGVLTGGGDCPGLNAVIRAITRSGLYRGDKIFGFKDGFKGLIENRYISLNHDSVSGILARGGTILGTTNRDNPFKFKQIIEGKEVFVDMSEVIKENYNSLGLDCLVVIGGDGSMRLANEISARTDIKIIGVPKTIDNDIVGTEMTFGFNTAVDVATQALDRLHTTAESHHRVMILEVMGRDAGWIALHAGMAGGADIILIPEIPYTLEVINKTIQERIARGKNFSLIIVAEGVKNLTGDQIIQSGIPKDIFNIPRLGGISNWLAKIIEDYTGIESRATILGHLQRGGSPNSFDRVFATQLGAKAAELAADERFGEMVALRDNKIVSIPLEEVKGIRLVSLEDPLVKTCREIGLSFGEGQK
- a CDS encoding DNA-binding protein — protein: MVGDKDIDLKAIGQRIRGEREKLGLSREKFAEIIGLSDYYVGQLERGERQMSLPVLVKISKHLRESLDYLIFGAVNQDASYFLEGNDHYGVSNGNMDKSKEINVLLDKCSDTELELIYKVIRTILPYLS